The Coturnix japonica isolate 7356 chromosome 6, Coturnix japonica 2.1, whole genome shotgun sequence genomic sequence GGTCAGTGTGCATAggaaagtgtgtgtgtgtgtgtgtgtgtcactgtGGCCTCAGTTTAGAGACTTGAAGGCACTCTCTGCAGATGGCATCTGTAAAATGGGCATCTCCCCCCACTGCCTTATCACCCGTGTCAGCCCTGCAGGCTGTACTTAGCAGCTCCCACACCCCACATCCCAGGCCCTGCTTTGTGTCACTGCTTATAGCACAGTGTGGGGATGAGGGAAAAGGGCTTTGTCCCTCTTGCACGTCAAATGCCTTTATTAGCTCAAGCACCTGGTGTGGTAATTAATTGAGAGCTGCCTGAACCCTGATCATCCTTAGGGACATCTAAAAGTGAGAGCAAAGAGCCCACGAGAGTTAAAGCAGGGGCTGTAGCGGTCACCGCTCTGTGCGTGCTGAGAGCTGGGCGTCACCAGGTGTGCCACCACTGCTCTTTGTTGTTAATGAGgttctgtgatgctgctgcaaTTCAGGGGGGCAAAGTCACGGGGGTCTGAGGCTGCTCTCTTCCGTGGGGCTGCCGCCCGCCTTCCATCCTCCTGCGTGTAGGGGGCACTGcgggagctgggctggggcgGCGACCCCCTGGTGCCGGCTGCTGAGGTTCGGGTGCCGCGAACCGCGACCTCGCGTGGGTGCCGCGGCCTCGTGGGCCACTGCGTGCAGTGCAGTGCGGTGCGGCGGCCAGCAGGTGCCACTGCCCCCCCGCGCTGCCTGGGGCCGCTGCCGCCGCCCGGCTGCTCCCCCCACTTCGCGTTCCCCCAACACGCGACGGTCTGAAGCTGCCCCAGGGCCGGGTGTGTgcgggggtggggggaagagagGGGGGAGCTTTCCCGGGACACGGCCGCGAGGGGAGGGGAGCCAGTGCGCGATTGGGTGGCACCGCGCCGTAAGGCTGCGATACTCGGGGGGAGTCGGGGCTGGGGGGCGAGGGGGTCGCGGGGCTGCGGGGGCAGCGTGCAGGACGCGGACGGGGCTGAACCTGTCGGCGCTGGAGGTGAAGCTGCGATATGTGTGTGcgtctctgtgtgtgtgtgtgtgtgtgtgtgtgtgtgtatgcgtGTGCGCGCAACGGGGGCAGCTCCCCACGTGGGGCTGACGCGGCAGCCCCGGCCTGATCCGGGGCTATAAAACGGCTCAGCGACGAGCGAAGCAGAGCAGCCTCCGCCGGCTGCAGCCCCGACCCCGCTCCGCTCCGAGCCCGGCATGAGCCGCGCCCGCCCGCGCCCCCCCGGCCGCCGCCTCTCAGCCCCCGCCCGGGCGGCGCCGCTGTAGGAGCGCGGAGCCCCGCGGAGAGCCGGGTGGGGCAGGGGGCGAAGGGCGGGGGGTGTCCGCGCAGCGGGGTTGATGTTTAACCCGGAGCGCCCGTTCACGGAGAGGGGCCACTTCTTCTCCTCCATGGAGTACCAGcggcagctggaggaggaggagggctaCCCGCCTCCCGGCGCCAACGGGACTTTCAACGACAGCGCGGCCGGGCTGGGATGGAGCATGCCGTACCCCCTGCACACCACCATCACCCTCATCAGCCTGGCGGGCTTGCTCATGCTCTTCACCGTCTTCGGCAACGTCCTGGTCATCATTGCCGTCTTCACCAGCCGGGCGCTGAGGGCCCCCCAGAACCTCTTCCTGGTGTCCCTGGCCTCTGCCGACATCCTGGTGGCCACCCTGGTCATCCCCTTCTCCCTGGCCAACGAGCTGATGGGCTATTGGTACTTTGGCAAAGTGTGGTGCGAGATCTACCTGGCGCTGGATGTGCTCTTCTGCACCTCCTCCATCGTCCACCTGTGCGCCATCAGCCTGGACCGCTACTGGTCCATCACACAAGCCGTCGAGTACAACCTCAAGCGCACCCCGCGCCGCATCAAGTGCATCATCTTCATCGTCTGGGTCATCTCAGCCGTCATTTCCTTCCCACCGCTCATCTCCATAGAGAAGAAAAGTGTGCAGAAGGTGAACCAGTGGGCATCAGGGTGCAAGATCAATGACGAGAAGTGGTACATCATCTCGTCGAGCATCGGCTCCTTCTTCACCCCGTGCCTCATCATGATCCTGGTCTACGTGCGCATCTATCAGATAGCCAAGAGACGAACCAGGGTCCCGCTGAACAAGAGGGCGGAGCGcccagagaaaaagcagaacgGCTTGGCCGACAAGGAGGACCTGCCAGCCTCAGCCCAGCTCAATGGGGAGAAAGCAGCCGGAGCTGGTGATGGGCAGGAGGGAGAGGTCAATGGCATAGACATGGAGGAAACCTCCTCCTCTGAGCACCAGGAGAACAGCCAGCCCAAGAAAGCAGAGAGACCCCTGCGGGGAAAGACCAAGACTAAGCTGAGCCAGATAAAGCCTGGGGACGCTTTGCCCAGGAAGACAGAGGAGGAGAGGAACACCAAAGGGTCCCGGTGGAGGGGCCGGCAGAACCGGGAGAAGCGCTTCACCTTTGTGCTGGCCGTGGTGATGGGGGTCTTCGTGCTCTGCTGGTTCCCCTTCTTCTTCACCTACACACTGACTGCAGTCtgcaagagctgctctgtgcctcccaCCCTCTTCAAATTCTTCTTCTGGTTCGGTTACTGCAATAGCTCCCTCAACCCAGTCATCTACACCATCTTCAACCAGGACTTCAGACGGGCCTTCAAAAGGATCCTCTGCAGGATAGAGAGGAAAAGGATCGTTTGAAGGACCCACAGGAATGGGCAGGACTAATAATTCAAGACTTTGCAAGAGAGTAAGGCACGACTGTCCTTGGGCTGTGCTTGCATGGGATGGTTTCCTTCAACTTCTGAGCAGGAAGCCTTCCAAACCCGAGATGAGCCCACTGAAATGCCCAACAGCGGCAGCGAGGAGCGGCAGGCAAGTGGAGGTCTGAGCCTGGCACTCAGCTCCCAGGGGAGGATGGCTTTCGATTCGCTTGGTTTACTTTgtgaggtttctttcttttgccacAGAGTCTCTCAGTGGATGTTTTCATGACTGCTCAGTTTGACTCTTTAAAGACAGATGACGCACAGCTCCGTGAAGCGAACAGCAAAGCGGGAGTATGCCCCCTTCAGAGgtgttggctttttgttttgttgtatcttccccactcccccccccacccccccctcctgTTGTATATGTAATTAGTTTTAACCCCCTTGTAAAATACAGTGTTGTATCTCTGAATCTGAACGTCTTAATTTTTGTAAGGCAAGCAGCTTCGAAACTGTGAATGCTTTAATTATGTTTGACACCTGAAAACTCCCTTTCTTCCCACTCCCTGAAATCCCCCTTTGCTCAAAACCAGCAAAGAGTTAGAGCAGTTTCTCCTGCCTGGCAAGTGGGTAAAATCACcaacatttccatttccagtgtcctgttgttgttcttttttctatttctatttcttttcctttttttcttttttctttcttttttttttttttttttggctctaaAGCTGAGGATCCTGCTCCCCCCCAGGCtagcttttctttcatgtttttttccccttttctctctgtcctAACCTGGTTCTGTTGAATTCAGCGCTGCCCATGATATAAGAAGGCAGAGCTGTAATTTCCACATCCCTACCAGTTGCAGCAGAGCCAAGGGGTGGTTGCTGTGCAGGCGGGCACCCAAGGGCTGCTAAGGGCTCTTTCTCATGCTGTGCAGAGCTTGGGATCCAGCCAAGCTCCCAGCAACTTCCCCTCGGCTGATATAACACCGTATCAAAGTTCCAACGTGTGTTCAATGCTAACTCGGTTCCCCCACCCCTGACTGTACATAGGTAACATTTCAGAGCAAACGTCAGCGCTCTGTACATCACACTGTCTTgtttctattgatttttttctgctgttttaactCCCGCTGCGTTTCCTGCAGGTTTGGTGgctctgtgcacacagcagttCCGCCGTTCTGAGCGAGGGAGAGTTAAGTTTGCGATCTGCTGCTCTCATCTGTCCTAGGAAATGACTGAAGCAACCCTCCTTCAGTCTCACGCAGGGCAAAGCTTTGAAATGGGGAACTTCCCGGCAGGTTCCCTGGTATTTTATAGCGTaagcaagctttttttttttctttttttttctttaattaaaaaaaaaccaaaatcagaAAGTGTAAATATTGTGAGGTTGGAGCAGGAGTTAATGTTGCTTTTACATTCCTCTCCTGAAATgtctttttggctttttctgcACAAAACTAAAAACACGAACAGAACAAACGTCGCATCCTCCTGCCATGGGGAAATGCCTTGAgaatgctgaaaggaaaaacttCCTGATCTCTCTTAATAAACGGCTCTGCAAGCCTCCTAACGCCACCCATACAGCTCTTCAGTGCTGACAGATCGTAGGAACTGCTTGGAGAAAGCAAAGTTTAAGTCTGTCCTATAGGATGGATTTGCCTTCTGTAGAGTTGTGTGGTGCACAGGAAGAGACTTTAAAGCAGCGCCTTTTTACTTTTGGATGTGTTCTGTTGATTTTGCTCTCTCCTGACTTTGTATTCATTCGGAGGGTGCCCGGATGCACCCTGGGACCTGGACAGCAGTGTTTACATTCACTTGCATTTTCAGAGTTGAATCCTCAAAAAGGtgaggaaagcaaataaaccatgctttactgtaaaaacaaggcagaaaacacaaagcagaggtTGCTGCAAtggatgattattttttaataaataaaagagtgTTTACAGATCAAGCGTGAAAACCTTCTGAATAATCTGTTAGCCGTGTTGTATTTTATCCAGCTGCTCACCCATTCTCAGGCTGCTTTGCACTGTTACATGAACACGTTGGGAAAAGCAGCGGTGCTTTCTGAAAGGCGTTGTGACAGCAGGTAGGGAACAATGGCTCGCTTCATCGCGCAGGGGCAGAGCAACAAATGAGTCCTTGgtgtttcttgttctttcccctcctcccccctttcATGGCACGGTAAGAGCATTCATGTGTTTCTTAGAGAAAAGAGCTTAGATGTGATTTTAGATGTGATTTGCTCCTCAGAAATGCAGCCTGGCCCTGGTTTTGCCTCTCGGTGGGGCTGCCTGGCTGCAGAAGCTTTATAGCTGATTGGTTGAGAAGGTTTGTAATAATGAGGTCACAGATGGGATTAGAAGTGATTGGGCTGGAAGGAGATATTTCTGCATGTATGCAGGAGTGCCCACGTGGCCAGAGTGGTTCACAGGCCTGGAGGGTGTGATGGAGGCAGGTGTCCTGCTGTCCGCTCTGGCTTGCAGGTACACCTGTTGGCTTTGGCAGGTTTTCCCAAGCAGACCCCAGGGGAGATGTAGGGGTTGGCAATTGAGTGGTCATCAGTCACGCTTCCCCATtcttctgtctgtctgctggCTTCCTGGCCAAGTCTCTAACAGAGCCAGTGTCTTGGTGGGTTTTGGGCCGGGGCTTTGATGAGCTGTCACTGTGAACAGCTAAAATATGGCTGCTTGCTCCCAGTTTTCCATCGAATGCAAAAGCAAGGTGCTTTTGGGGTTATGTACTTCCTGATCCCTTGTGGTTCAGCCCAGCCAATTAAAACaccccaggagctgcagtgggtgcaggcagtgactccatcacctgCCATGCCATGAGTCTGACCATCCCTGTGGCTGGTGTCTCGGTATCCACCATCCCGCTGCCTTTGCCACCTGCTGATTCCTTTATGCTTCATTTCCCTGAGCTGCTTGACAGTTATTTTCAGGTATGTCTTGAGCCCATTTTGTTGGCTGGGGGGATGTGTCCAAGCTGCAGGGCTTTGCAGGCTGTGTCATGAAGGTGTTGTGGTGGATGAGGAATGGTCCTGAGGCACTGGAGCTGGTAATGCCAGCTCCAGGATGTCCCTATGGgtgagctgcagagccagctgaCAGCCTGCCCAGATCCTGTCCCTGACCCCTCTCTCTTCTGGCACTTACACTTATTGCTGTGGGGTTTTGCCCATATTTGCTGAGGCACAAGGGGTACTGAGGAGCCTTTCCGTGGCGATTCAAGGAGAGTTGAACTTGGTCCCAATCACTCTACTTGCAAATCATGCATTTTTCAGGCCTGAGAGAGCTCCTGTGGGTTTCAGCCCATGCCCCTCAACCGTGCTGTGCCACGAGCGCCCCTCCCCATGCAGCATCTCCTGTTCCAGGGCTCGCTGGTGCCCCATAGTGTTCCTCTTGGGTCGGGTGGCTGGGAAGCAGCCTGGGAAGCTCTCCTTGTGGCCTTGCTTGTTTGCTGCAGGAAAAGATCAGAGTCTGCAGAGATTGCTCCTGGGTTACAGGCAgtgcatggagctgtggcactgctcctgctgcagaccTCACTGTGCAGCTGGTTTGTGGTGATGCTCTGTGAGGTGCCAGgtctgtgcagctgctgagccTTACTGCCAGGTCAGCAgacagcccagcccagcagcactcagcttaCAAATGGAGCAGATGCTGACCGCTCTGTGAACTGCACGGGCAGCGGGCTGAGCCTCAGAAGTCGAGGTGAGATTGCAGCTGTGGAGAAAACCTTAAATCACACCTCTCTTGGGTTGGGCTGTGGCTCCTGAGCCTGGCTGGTCCCAGGGTCCCACAGACCTGTGCAGCAGATGGCCAtggtgcccagcacagccccgaTTTTGGCTTTCTCTGCATGGGGAGGGAGCTGGGCCCAGGGATTTTACTGTGCCCTGCTGATGCAGTGATGGTTTCTGGGTTTTCTCCCACCTTGTGCTGTGCCCAGCTTTTCAGATCTGCTTTGGCTTGAACATGAGGTTTGTTTCATGGCAGCTGGTCTCAACCTCTGCTTGGAGTGGAGATACCAGGTGTTGAATGGAGATGCTGACATGTAGCTGGTTGATCAACATCCCTTCCTTCTGAGGGGACCTTCCTTGGGCATTTGCTCAGTTCCTCAGCAGTGTTGATTTCCTACATGGGACCACCAGTGTGTGAAGCCAGCATCTCATGCCAGGGGCTGAAAAGGTGAGGGGCGTGTGGTACCCAAACTCTACAAAGCAATGTGAGTATAAACTGGAAGTAGAACAAGAAGTCCTTTCCACTACTTGAGCAGAGGCATAAGTGTTTGTCAGCAAAGGCATAAACTTGCTGGCTTTTACTGGCTTCAAAGCGTTTAAGATGGCTCTGGGTTTGTCTGTGTGGTGGTCAACTCCATATTGATCAGGTTAGGGGACATCATATGCATGGGAAGGCTCAGAAATCCTGCATGGCTTTGATGTCAGGGAACGCAGAGGAACAAGGACCCCTCCCAGGGAGCTCAGGGGCTGCTGGGTGTTCAGGGACTTCCTGGGGtcagagctgctttctgtgctgaggGAGAAATTCCACCAACATGTGTTTCccttcagcactgctccagTCAGGAGGTGAGGctctcagaaatgtgttttaagtCAAATGCAAGAGTAACAGTGCAAGCAGGGCTCATTGAGAGGGGAGGTGAGCTGAGCTGACCTAAACATCCCTCCTTCCCAATTCTGACCTGCTTTGGCTCAGGCACAGCTGGGATGTGGCATTGGCAGGAGGCAGCCCTGCAGTCCTTCAGAGCTGTGGGACTCACTTGCTGTAGAGTTTGCTCCCAGAGATGAGAAACTTGTTTTTAATCAACTACTAGATGGAGAATTGATTGCTCCTTTGCTGATTGAAACAGTGGTGATTTGCTGGGCCATGACTTTATGgcctttttcctgtttgcttttcaattaCTCtctacaggaaaacagaaagagctttGCACCATGGCCATCTCTGAGAAAGCGATGCCTGCTGGAGGCTGCCTTGCCTTCATCTGCATGCATTGAGTTGCTGCAAAGCATTCAGCTACTTAAAACCAATCCTGCacttattattttcaaagactGACTTTTACACCGCAGCTTTTATAGGGCCAGAGGAGTTAAAGTGACCTGTATAAGCGGAATAACCTGGCTTGTTTACACCAAACGCTTTATCTCCACTGGGATCAAGGccttcagcactgctgtcttGGGATGGTGGAGATGCATTCATTCCTTTTGAACAGCAgtataaatgttttcattgctgtttccCACCATCTGAGTGGGATGGCTTTGAGGCAGcgcagcagagaggaaaagaagctcaaagctgctctgctcaaTGGGATGAGCGCTGAGGAAAGCAAGGtaagcagtgctctgtgcagggcaATCCTTCATTACTGGCTGCTCTACCAGGTTTAATTAGAAAATGAGTTCTGTTTGGTGCAGTTGGTGTGAATGGACCTTCATCCAAATAGGGTTTCCTTCTGTAATATAAAGCAGTTGTGGCTGCAGGTGCAATGGTGGCAGCTGACTTCATGGCCTGGTGTTAAGTGGTGTAAATCTTCTGGGGTGGAAATGATCTGTTCCTATTCTAGCCCTCCCTCATCTCCACCTCACCCCAGAATTCCTCTTCCTCCAGCTTAGCTTTATGGATTCTTGCTGCATTGCCTGGGAGTGTGCGTTTGTGAGGGGTACAAATGGAGTTCTTGAAAAATGAGAGGTTACAAAGGAGGGTGGGGAAATGTTGGTGTAAACCAGGTGCTGTTACTGTACATCCACACACAAAAGATCCTGCCTTGGAGGGCTAGAGGGGGCCAACAAGGAGATTAGGTATCTGCTGTTTCTGTTAAGATCTTGAAGGTGGAAAAAAGCCCTTATTCATTGCCATCTCAGTTGGGATGTTGTAAGCTGTCATGTTCAAGTTATCAAATGATTGGAGGAAGAGGTGAGGTTTTAACTGTTGTTTATTCAGACCAagatttaattaatattaaatagattaaatatttgatgaaagagcctgaaattaaatatttagctccctcttcccccccagACTGCAGTCTCAGGGGATGTTTGTGTGGGCATCTTCTGAGTACTGGGGAGTGTTAAAGACCCTGCAAGGGAGCATCACCTGCAGATGGAAATTACATTACTCTGGGATCCTTATCAGTCTGCATGGGAATATGGCTGTCCTTATGGAGCTCTGTCACAGTGGGACCTCAGGTCCCATATGAGTGCTTGTccctctgctcttctgccaTGTCCCTCTTGCACCAGCTGCAAGGCTTCGTGGTGGGAATGGGCTTTCTCCTTGTGATAGGAAATCCTGCAGCATGCATTGTGCTTTGTTTCCCCTGTGGCTGCTGGTGATCTCAGTGCATGACTGTGAATGTGGTCATGTGAATAGCTGCGTTGCTCTTggtggcactgctgccagccagcAGGTCCCCAGGAATGGCCTGCGTGGGTGGCTGTGGCTTAATtggggaagaaaacaataaaacttaATGTAGTTGGCATTTCCCTCATTGTCAGACCTgggaaagaaaaccacagcaaaacCAAGCTCTCAGACattggctttttgtttgcagCACAGTTTGAAAAGGCCAGTGGTAAACCAGAGTATCTGGCAATTCATAATGAACTGTGAGAATGGTCTTGTGAATTAGGCATGGGCCCCTTGGAGAGTGTTCTTGTACCTTTTGTGCTGGTTAGTTGATGCTGGTTGGGTTGTTTATTTATTGACTTGCATTGTGATACTTTATTGCCTTTGGAAGAATTAGGACCATGATCTCTACCTTCACCCTGCCCAGACCTTTGTATGTCACTATCAGAAATCAGCTGCTGGGCCTACAGGGAAGCTAAAATATACCTGCTGGTGAGAGGAGGCTGATAGAGAGCCCATGGTTTGGTCAAACCAAAGGTCTGTATGGATCTGAGGGTGCTGCCCACCTCCATGCTGACTGAAGTTCACTATGGAAGAGAGAGGAATTAATGTCATACTCCAcataaactgaattaaaatatcTTATAAATATTGCAGCACCTTGCTTTATCTGTAAGAGCCTGGCATTGCTTTATAACCTAGAGTGACAAATCCACTCTGTTCCTGCAGGAGTAGATATGGTTTCGTTTGTTAGCACAAGGGTACTTAGTTAAATTATTTAGAATTTTTCATGCAAGTTACAGCATGCTGGATGGGCAGCCATGGCCTCTCTTCAGCCACTTAGAACGTAGAGGAAGATATATAGGTTTTATGTCCCACAGTCACCCTTACCTTCTGCTGGATGATGTCTGACTGTGCTTCGTGCCATGGGGTCATGCCACCTGCATGTGGCTGACACAGGGGTAACGCTGGGCCTGTGAGGTCTCACTCCTTGTCACACATCAGATGGAAGTGTCCCTTTACATGCCATAGCAGGTTGATCCTCACAGACTGATGTTAAAAGAGCATGCAAGGCACAGAAGTAATAGGATGTGATTAGCTTGTGGGAGCTGTCTGAGCTCCTAAGGGAGTTTCAGTGCCATCCCTGACACTGGGGCCAAGGAGATGGTGTAGCAGGGGTGATCCCAAGGCTTACAACATCACCGGAGGAGTTGATGGGCCTGTGGGCATTTCCACACTGCAGCATGTGTGTGTGAACCTTCAGAGATGCAGTATAGcttcttctaaaaatattatCTTGAATGCCTGCTAGAGAATGTGAACCAAATGTGATTCTGAACAGTCTAACACAGCTGCCACTTAGCTGCCACTTCAGATGAGGAGGAGATGGGGGACCTCACTGTGGCAGAAGATGTGCTTATGGGCACCCAGAGCCATGGGTGGGCACAGCCCAAGGCTGTCAGCTTCAGAGAGAAACGGGGATGCgagcacaggcagcagaagtGCAGGCTCCCACTTTGTGAGGTGGAACCATCTGGAGTATATGTAAGAGTGTCTCAGAATCAGGAGAATGGCATGTGGATAGCTATGGGTTCCCATAGACAATGATTTCTGCTTACTCAAGAAGAGCAGTCACACTGTTCAATtctgtttaattattattatttttaaagcagaagcaaTATCAGTGGATGGGGGAGAAGAAGGAATGATCCTTGCAAGAGCTGTCTTTCTTCACAACCACTTATCTCCTTTTTGCCATCCTTCCCTCTCTGTGCCCTGCCTGAGACTTGCAGAAGCAACAAGGTAggttttttcatccttttcatatatttctttGCCTCAGCTTCCCAAGCAATTTCCTTCCTAAGCTGgtagctgcagcagtgctgccaacACAGTGTTCAATGTGAATTCAGGTTGCAAACACAGATGCTGGTGCTAAAGCCCTGCGAATGATTGAAACCTGCAGGGTACCCTTTGGTATTAACTCAGAGAGTGTACAAGTGGGCTTGGAGTGTCTTCCGTCTGAAGTTCTCACTAATACAATATTAATCTCTGCTACAGTTTTGCCCTTTCCAAGCAGTGATCCAGAAGTCCTGTGGGTCTCCTAAAATCTTacaggggatttttttttcctttggagctGACAAATGTGagtgtgttttatttgaaatgtaCTGAGCACTCTGAGCAGGGCAGAAAAACACACCCTATGAAGCGCACACTTCTTCAACCCTCCCTGATGGCTCCATTTCATCTTCTGTGTGTCAGGGAAagtcctgcctgctgcctttaCAGCAGGAGAACATGGTGACAAGGTGAAATTGAGGCCACAAGCCCATAGAGCACACACATCATGGCACTGCGGGCTTTCCTAAGTGACTTGGAGCAGAGTATGGCTCCAGAGGGAGGATATTCTCTTAGTCCTGATTGATGGAATTAAATTATCTGCTTCTGCCTGTGTGAAAACTTAGGTGATGTCATGATGGGACTGAGTGGTCCAGATGGCATCAAGAGTCAGTAATATATAATCTAATGGAGGAGGTCTGTAGGTGTCAGCTGCATTTCCCAAGGGGCTTTATCAGGGTCTCACCTTGGTTAGACCGTTACACAAATCCTTTGGTAACATGCATCAGAGCAAGAGAGATGTAAGGTGGAAAGGGAATGACTGTGCTGCCATATTTACCCAGTTCCTTGGGCTGAGGTTGGTAAGCAAAGTACATTCTCACTTGGCAGCTCAGAGCATGCTCCATGTCATTGCCTGCCATACTGGTCCCCAGGTGACTGGCCCAGGTGCGCCTGCATGGGACTTAAGTAGACCCTGGAACATCCCACATCCTTTGAGCTGGATGTCCTCGGAGAAATTCTCATTCCTGTGGAGAAGAGTCAGTTCAGCCAAAACCGCGCCTGATCGTAGGGAGAAAGCTGCAATATTCCTTTAAGCTGTCTTAAACAGATCGAATAACTGATGGAAGTGCTGGGAGACTCTCAGAGCCCAGCTGGGCTAACCCTCACTAAACCAACAAAACAGTGCCAGAAGGCATTTTTCTTGTGACATGTTTTGGTCTTGTCGCTGGGTGTAATTTTTGTGATGGCTTTGTTGTGCCTTGTTTGGGGCATGACGGGGAGGAAAATCCATCTTTCAGTAAATACTCATTGAGCCACCTGCTGTCACAGCAGATTGCCGTGTGCTTCTGTTTGCCCAGAAAACCAAAGCTGCACATCTGAGATGTCAGGTTGTGTTGCTTACCTGATGCTGGCCTGATCCTTATGAGATATGGATTTCCaggtgggagggagagaaaCATCCTTCAGCAAAAACATCCCCGAAGCCTGGCCTTTCTCAGACTCTGACTGCAGGAGAAGAGGCTTCTGCACTTACCTGGGTAGGACAGAGTGTTGTGTACTCAGTTCTCCTCACATGCTGACATCTTAATCCTTGTCCCCTTCCGTATGGAAtgtgtgtgctcagctgctTTAGGAGCCTTGGGGTTTTCTTACTTGAGCTCTGGGTTTCCCCCCTTGTGGTTCTGTTCTGCAAAGGCAGGGGATAGAAATGTGCTCCTGAGGTTCTCAGTGGCTGTATCCATGCATGAAGCAGCTGGCTTCAGATGCTCGCCCATCTTTATGCATGTCACAGATTATTAATGTATGGCATGGCCACAGTGCTTCTGGAAACAGCCCAGCTCTAACTGCTTGCTTCCTGGCCTTGTCACCAAATCCCTTCTGCCAGgtcatttctgctttgtatctgcttccttctggaggaattttttttttttaaagtgacaGTACCCTCATGGATTTtggcaaaatgaaataagaaaggaaaagtcttCCTGGCAGAATCCTTTCGTGAGATGtagcagctgctggagaggagagcTCACAGCAGGGCTTCTCTCTGGAGGAGTCTGTAGGCTGAGGATCAGAGCTTGTGCTTCTACCCATGCTTGGTAGCACAAGCTGCCTCCCTATGGTGATGGCCAAATCAAGCCTGAAATGTGACATTCACAGCTTTAAATTAGACTCATGCAGTTTCACTTTGCCTCTAGAATCCTGGCCAAGCGGATGATGCTCTTTCAAGAAACCTCCTCGGTGACGTGATGGGTTGATCCAGGGCTTGAGGGATTCAGCCTTAGCTGTCAGCAGGAAGGCAAGCTGAATCACTTGGAGCACTCCGTGTTGGCAGGTGGTGAAGGAAACCTCCTGGCCAGCTTGATGGGGAGCGGTCAGGAGTGGAGCTCTGGCCAGGGACTAGAATAAGACCACAGAAGATGACAGCAGTTGCTCATCACTTGTCTGAATTTTCATGAGCTCAAGTGTGCAAGTATACTGTgctcttcagttttttcttgcttgctctGATAAGCTA encodes the following:
- the ADRA2A gene encoding alpha-2A adrenergic receptor — encoded protein: MFNPERPFTERGHFFSSMEYQRQLEEEEGYPPPGANGTFNDSAAGLGWSMPYPLHTTITLISLAGLLMLFTVFGNVLVIIAVFTSRALRAPQNLFLVSLASADILVATLVIPFSLANELMGYWYFGKVWCEIYLALDVLFCTSSIVHLCAISLDRYWSITQAVEYNLKRTPRRIKCIIFIVWVISAVISFPPLISIEKKSVQKVNQWASGCKINDEKWYIISSSIGSFFTPCLIMILVYVRIYQIAKRRTRVPLNKRAERPEKKQNGLADKEDLPASAQLNGEKAAGAGDGQEGEVNGIDMEETSSSEHQENSQPKKAERPLRGKTKTKLSQIKPGDALPRKTEEERNTKGSRWRGRQNREKRFTFVLAVVMGVFVLCWFPFFFTYTLTAVCKSCSVPPTLFKFFFWFGYCNSSLNPVIYTIFNQDFRRAFKRILCRIERKRIV